In the Grimontia kaedaensis genome, one interval contains:
- the sapA gene encoding ABC transporter substrate-binding protein SapA — MSALGRLLLASVTILFLAGCEDPFSDNAARNRGFIYCGPGQPNTFNPQLTDGGLTADALSSQIYDRLLQLDPQTYKPVPMLAQSWEVSPDGKEYVFNLRQSASFQVTDWFIPHRGVNAEDVVFSFKRLIDPEHPFHTVSGGDYPWFESMDFAGLIDDVIALDDYTVKFVLSRPDVSFLSTLSTTYAVILSAEYAEHLLTKGTPAKIDSHPVGSGAFYLDEYEPHRFIRLKRHWGYWNGAAPMEQIAYDISNRGTGSLSKLITRECDVLSSPIASQLSVIENNPDFVLASQTGMNVAFLALNTRHPALSELEVRQAISLAINRDALIQSVYYGTGTPATGMLPPMSWAYNEKSSVAFDPQLALSLMAKAGYRHGFDVDLIVPLTPKAYNPSPRKTAELIQANLAPIGITVNIIALEDINRKLLRDDIDELGMVLTGWIADNGDPDNFLRPLLSCNAKFTGWNLSNWCNRYFDRFIDSAIATDERNERRNLYLKAQRILNERMPVIPLAHGVHYQARNASLQGITLSPFGDKSFANVSRSR; from the coding sequence ATGAGCGCTTTAGGCCGCTTGCTACTGGCAAGCGTAACCATCCTCTTCTTAGCAGGGTGTGAAGATCCGTTCTCCGACAACGCTGCGCGTAACCGTGGTTTCATTTATTGCGGCCCGGGTCAACCTAACACCTTTAATCCACAGTTGACCGATGGCGGCCTGACCGCTGATGCGCTCTCCAGCCAAATCTATGATCGGCTTCTTCAGCTTGACCCACAGACTTACAAACCTGTTCCTATGTTGGCGCAGAGTTGGGAAGTAAGCCCAGATGGTAAGGAATACGTTTTCAATCTCCGCCAGAGTGCCAGTTTTCAAGTTACAGACTGGTTCATTCCCCACCGCGGCGTAAATGCAGAAGATGTGGTTTTCAGCTTTAAAAGATTGATTGACCCAGAGCATCCTTTCCACACGGTTTCAGGCGGCGACTATCCGTGGTTTGAAAGTATGGACTTTGCTGGGTTAATTGATGATGTCATTGCACTTGATGACTACACAGTCAAATTCGTACTGTCTCGACCAGATGTTTCATTCCTGTCTACCCTCTCTACAACCTATGCGGTCATTCTTTCTGCGGAATATGCTGAACACCTTTTAACCAAGGGGACGCCAGCCAAAATTGACTCGCACCCTGTCGGCTCAGGAGCATTTTATCTGGACGAATACGAGCCTCACCGCTTCATTCGATTGAAAAGACATTGGGGATACTGGAATGGTGCTGCGCCTATGGAGCAAATCGCCTATGACATCAGCAATCGCGGAACAGGTTCACTAAGTAAGCTCATCACACGAGAGTGTGATGTGCTTTCGTCCCCCATTGCGAGCCAGCTTTCGGTTATAGAAAATAACCCTGACTTTGTTCTTGCCTCACAGACTGGTATGAACGTCGCTTTTCTGGCGCTCAATACCCGCCACCCCGCGCTTTCTGAATTGGAAGTTCGTCAGGCTATTAGTCTGGCAATCAACCGCGATGCTCTCATTCAGTCGGTTTACTACGGTACGGGAACACCTGCGACTGGCATGTTGCCACCCATGTCATGGGCGTACAATGAAAAATCTTCCGTTGCTTTTGACCCTCAACTCGCCCTAAGCCTGATGGCAAAAGCCGGTTATCGTCATGGCTTTGACGTGGATCTGATTGTGCCTTTAACGCCCAAAGCCTATAACCCAAGTCCCAGAAAAACGGCGGAGTTAATTCAGGCGAATCTGGCTCCAATTGGTATCACGGTCAATATCATTGCGCTCGAAGACATCAACCGTAAGTTACTGCGTGATGACATTGATGAGCTTGGTATGGTGTTAACCGGATGGATTGCAGATAACGGTGACCCAGATAACTTCCTGAGGCCATTGCTCTCCTGCAACGCCAAATTCACTGGCTGGAACCTCTCCAACTGGTGCAACCGTTATTTTGACCGCTTCATTGATTCTGCAATTGCCACCGACGAGCGAAACGAGCGCCGCAATCTTTATTTGAAGGCACAGCGCATTCTTAATGAGCGTATGCCAGTGATCCCACTGGCACACGGTGTTCACTACCAGGCGCGAAATGCGTCACTTCAGGGCATCACGTTAAGCCCGTTTGGAGACAAGTCTTTTGCTAACGTATCCAGGAGCCGCTGA
- a CDS encoding ABC transporter permease: protein MLIYAIRRLNLFIITLLILSMIGYNIVKLDPLSVFNQYEYWAGWAQYLREIMQGDLGIAANGQPVTESLSRVFPATLELCFFAFLVALLLGIPFGTLAGIRRGSSTDMVISSLTLVTFSMPIFWMAILMIMVFSLYLGWLPVSGRYNLLFEIPTITGFAFVDVLLSNHPQRSQALEDIIRHLIMPTLVLAVAPTTEIIKLLRDSVADVMSQNYIKAAATKGLSKSEIVMRHVLKNALPPIIPKFGIQISTMMTFAIITESVFNWPGIGTWLLDALSFQDYVAVQAGVLAVGSVVLIANIFSDLTGAAISPLARKEWYALK, encoded by the coding sequence ATGTTGATCTACGCAATTCGCCGGCTCAATCTTTTCATTATCACGCTGCTGATCCTAAGCATGATCGGCTACAACATCGTCAAGCTCGACCCACTCTCAGTGTTTAATCAATACGAATATTGGGCAGGTTGGGCGCAGTATCTGCGCGAGATCATGCAAGGTGATCTCGGTATTGCTGCCAATGGCCAACCGGTGACAGAGTCTTTATCCCGAGTATTCCCTGCAACACTGGAACTTTGCTTCTTTGCTTTCCTAGTAGCCTTGTTACTGGGTATTCCATTTGGCACTTTAGCAGGCATTCGCCGTGGTTCTTCCACAGACATGGTCATTTCATCGCTCACGCTGGTGACTTTCTCCATGCCGATCTTCTGGATGGCTATACTGATGATAATGGTGTTCTCGCTCTATTTGGGCTGGTTGCCAGTATCAGGCCGTTACAACTTGCTTTTCGAAATCCCAACCATTACCGGTTTTGCGTTCGTTGATGTGCTGCTGTCCAATCATCCACAGCGCAGTCAGGCGTTGGAGGACATTATCCGCCACCTCATTATGCCGACACTAGTGCTAGCTGTGGCGCCAACAACCGAAATCATCAAGCTATTGCGTGACTCCGTTGCAGACGTGATGAGCCAAAACTACATCAAGGCAGCAGCGACTAAAGGGTTGTCTAAATCAGAAATCGTCATGCGTCATGTGCTGAAAAATGCCCTACCGCCAATTATTCCTAAGTTCGGGATACAGATTTCTACCATGATGACCTTTGCCATCATTACAGAGTCAGTTTTCAACTGGCCGGGTATTGGTACCTGGCTGTTGGATGCACTGAGCTTCCAGGACTATGTAGCCGTACAAGCTGGTGTGCTTGCCGTTGGCAGTGTTGTTCTTATCGCGAATATTTTCTCTGATCTCACCGGAGCTGCGATCAGCCCTCTGGCAAGGAAGGAATGGTATGCCCTCAAATAG
- the sapC gene encoding putrescine export ABC transporter permease SapC, with protein sequence MPSNSVYLEERIPTQLERSWKAFRENTLAVFGFWCLCILLLVTILAPWIAPYGAQFQTGELLMPPSWDTKGTVDYFLGTDDLTRDMLSRLIEGSRLTFGYAVLVALAAGVLGVLIGILAGMTSGLKSSFLNHLLDTVLSIPSLLLAIIVVAFQGPGELSVLLAVWLALIPRFIRAVYTAVHAEMEKEYILAARLDGANSFYLLYHSVLPNILVTLSTELTRAISVAILDIAALGFLGLGAQAPSPEWGAMLGDSIELVFTAPWTVTLPGLAIMISVLVVNLVGDGITQAINAGTE encoded by the coding sequence ATGCCCTCAAATAGTGTTTATTTAGAAGAGCGCATTCCAACGCAACTTGAGCGCTCATGGAAAGCGTTTCGGGAAAATACCCTTGCGGTGTTCGGCTTCTGGTGTCTGTGCATTTTGCTTTTGGTCACCATCTTGGCACCTTGGATTGCCCCTTACGGCGCGCAGTTCCAGACTGGTGAGCTACTCATGCCACCTTCTTGGGACACCAAAGGTACAGTTGATTACTTTCTGGGTACAGACGATCTAACGCGGGACATGCTTTCCCGGCTGATTGAAGGATCCCGACTCACCTTTGGCTATGCGGTACTTGTCGCTTTAGCAGCAGGTGTTCTGGGTGTACTTATCGGTATTCTAGCAGGTATGACTTCGGGTCTGAAATCCAGCTTCCTAAATCACCTATTAGACACAGTGCTGTCTATTCCCTCCCTACTGTTGGCAATCATTGTGGTTGCGTTTCAAGGTCCCGGGGAGCTGAGTGTTTTGCTGGCGGTATGGCTAGCATTAATCCCACGCTTTATCCGCGCGGTCTACACTGCGGTCCATGCGGAAATGGAAAAAGAGTACATTCTGGCAGCGCGTTTGGATGGGGCGAACAGCTTCTATTTACTGTATCACTCCGTATTACCTAATATTCTGGTAACACTGAGCACAGAATTGACCCGCGCGATTTCGGTAGCCATTCTAGATATTGCAGCACTGGGCTTTCTTGGTCTCGGCGCACAGGCACCGTCTCCGGAATGGGGCGCAATGCTGGGCGATTCGATCGAACTAGTATTCACCGCACCTTGGACGGTGACCTTGCCAGGACTGGCTATCATGATCAGCGTACTTGTCGTCAACCTGGTGGGTGATGGCATTACTCAAGCGATTAATGCGGGGACAGAATAA
- a CDS encoding peptide ABC transporter ATP-binding protein, translating into MPLLDIRHLTIEIETPQGLVKAVDRMSLTISEGEIRGLVGESGSGKSLVAKAICGVTKDNWRVTADRLRLGNIDLLALPARERRHVVGKDIAMIFQEPSTCLDPSEQVGYQLEEAIPSDSFSGSWWQRLSWRKQQSIALLHKVGIKDHKRIMKSYPYELTDGECQKVMIAMAIANRPRLLIADEPTNDLDPITQAQIFRLLSRTNQLANTTILLISHDLTTVTQWADRITVMYCGQSVESAGRKQILQAPHHPYTDALLRAMPDFSQDIPHKSKLEALPGSIPPLQHLPIGCRLGPRCPYAQRKCVEVPRTRKVKNHKFACHFPLNMEVKKHDRTA; encoded by the coding sequence ATGCCGTTGTTAGATATTCGACACCTGACGATAGAAATCGAAACACCGCAAGGTCTGGTCAAAGCGGTCGACCGGATGAGCCTGACCATCAGTGAAGGTGAAATCCGTGGTTTGGTCGGTGAATCAGGCTCGGGTAAGAGTCTGGTAGCTAAAGCCATCTGTGGTGTCACTAAAGATAACTGGCGCGTCACTGCAGATCGCCTTCGCCTTGGTAATATTGACCTTCTTGCCCTTCCTGCACGTGAACGACGCCACGTTGTCGGCAAAGACATTGCGATGATTTTCCAAGAGCCTTCGACCTGTCTCGACCCATCTGAACAGGTGGGCTATCAGTTGGAAGAAGCCATTCCTTCTGACTCATTCAGCGGGAGTTGGTGGCAAAGACTTTCGTGGCGCAAACAGCAGTCCATCGCGCTGCTGCACAAGGTGGGAATTAAAGACCACAAGCGCATCATGAAGAGCTATCCGTATGAACTCACGGATGGTGAGTGTCAGAAAGTCATGATTGCGATGGCTATTGCTAACCGCCCTCGCCTTTTGATTGCTGACGAACCAACCAACGATTTGGACCCGATCACACAGGCTCAAATCTTCCGCCTGCTCAGCCGTACCAACCAGTTGGCAAATACTACCATTTTGCTGATCAGCCACGACCTGACTACCGTGACCCAATGGGCGGACCGAATTACCGTGATGTATTGCGGGCAATCTGTTGAATCAGCAGGGCGAAAACAGATCCTGCAAGCGCCTCATCACCCTTATACAGATGCGCTCCTTCGCGCGATGCCGGACTTCAGTCAGGACATTCCGCACAAGAGTAAACTGGAAGCCTTACCCGGCTCGATTCCTCCTTTGCAGCATTTGCCAATAGGCTGTCGTTTAGGCCCCCGTTGTCCTTACGCCCAGCGCAAGTGTGTAGAGGTTCCTCGGACGCGCAAAGTGAAAAATCATAAGTTCGCCTGTCATTTCCCACTCAATATGGAAGTCAAAAAGCATGACCGCACTGCTTGA
- a CDS encoding peptide ABC transporter ATP-binding protein, protein MTALLEVDGLCKNYQYRTGLFTKRVIEAVKPVSFSIEAGETLAFIGENGSGKSTLAKMLAGVVSPTGGEIRVNGEVLGASDYQTRCKLIRMIFQDPNTSLNPRNQIGQILEAPLKRNTNMTPQERERRVVDTLRQVGLLPEHAYFYPQMLATGQKQRVSLARALILQPCVIVADEALNGLDMSMRSQILNLLLELQELMGLSYVYVSQHMGVVKHVADKVMVMQNGEVVESGTAQQVFTAPEHALTQRLIESHFTAPTLDRRSRYHMA, encoded by the coding sequence ATGACCGCACTGCTTGAAGTCGATGGCTTGTGTAAAAACTATCAATACCGCACAGGTCTTTTCACCAAGCGGGTGATAGAGGCGGTAAAGCCTGTTTCTTTCTCCATAGAAGCAGGCGAAACCCTGGCATTTATTGGTGAGAATGGTTCCGGTAAATCTACCCTTGCCAAGATGCTCGCTGGCGTGGTGTCACCAACGGGTGGTGAGATTCGTGTGAATGGCGAAGTGTTGGGCGCAAGCGATTATCAAACCCGCTGTAAACTTATCCGGATGATTTTTCAGGATCCCAACACATCATTGAATCCACGAAACCAGATAGGGCAAATTCTCGAAGCGCCACTTAAGCGAAACACCAATATGACGCCCCAAGAACGCGAAAGACGTGTTGTCGATACGCTACGTCAGGTGGGACTGCTCCCCGAACATGCCTACTTCTACCCACAAATGCTGGCAACTGGTCAAAAGCAACGTGTATCCCTCGCTAGAGCCCTAATCCTTCAGCCTTGTGTTATCGTCGCAGATGAAGCATTGAACGGACTGGACATGTCGATGCGTTCGCAGATCCTCAACTTACTTTTAGAGTTACAAGAGTTGATGGGACTTTCCTATGTTTATGTGTCTCAGCACATGGGAGTCGTGAAGCATGTCGCCGATAAAGTCATGGTGATGCAAAACGGCGAAGTCGTTGAGTCTGGTACTGCCCAGCAGGTCTTTACTGCCCCTGAACACGCATTGACGCAAAGACTGATAGAAAGCCACTTTACTGCGCCAACACTCGACAGGCGTTCGAGATACCATATGGCCTAA
- the pyrF gene encoding orotidine-5'-phosphate decarboxylase, whose translation MQDPKVIVALDYPNIDQALAFVDRIEPGSCHLKVGKEMFTLYGPDYVRKLHERGHTVFLDLKFHDIPNTCARAVAAAAELGVWMVNVHASGGERMMVAAREALEPYGKDKPMLIGVTVLTSMEQSDLAGIGISREPQEHVMSLATLTRNSGLDGVVCSAHESAMLKSALGQEFKLVTPGIRPAGSDAGDQRRIMTPVEAVTAGSDYLVIGRPITQAADPMAVLTEINASLA comes from the coding sequence ATGCAGGACCCTAAAGTAATTGTTGCATTGGATTACCCAAACATTGATCAGGCGCTGGCGTTTGTCGATCGCATCGAGCCAGGCAGTTGTCACCTGAAAGTGGGTAAGGAAATGTTTACCCTGTATGGTCCTGACTACGTTCGTAAACTGCACGAGCGTGGACACACTGTCTTTCTTGACCTTAAGTTCCATGACATTCCAAATACCTGTGCGCGAGCGGTTGCTGCAGCAGCAGAACTGGGTGTTTGGATGGTGAATGTTCACGCCAGTGGTGGCGAGCGCATGATGGTGGCAGCACGTGAAGCGCTTGAACCTTATGGTAAAGATAAACCAATGCTGATTGGCGTAACGGTGCTGACCAGCATGGAGCAAAGCGATTTGGCGGGTATCGGTATTAGCCGCGAGCCACAGGAACATGTGATGTCGCTGGCAACGCTGACCCGTAACAGCGGCCTTGATGGTGTGGTTTGTTCAGCGCATGAGTCTGCTATGTTGAAAAGCGCGCTTGGTCAGGAATTTAAGCTGGTGACGCCTGGTATTCGTCCTGCGGGCAGCGATGCGGGTGACCAACGACGTATCATGACACCGGTAGAGGCAGTAACGGCTGGCTCTGATTATCTGGTCATTGGTCGTCCGATCACCCAAGCTGCAGACCCAATGGCTGTGCTAACGGAAATCAATGCATCATTGGCATAA
- the lapB gene encoding lipopolysaccharide assembly protein LapB produces the protein MLELLFLLLPIAAGYGWYMGNRNARHRRQDQSHHLSRQYVAGLNLLLSDQSDKAVDLFIELLQVDNETIDTHLALGNLFRSRGEVDRAIRIHQNLIARPNLTLDQRNLALQQLAKDYMVAGFFDRAEKIFHQLVDEPDYKEFALQQLLAIYQQTREWEKAIDIASKLVKGGKSKLKRDISHFYCELAMQSMGDNDEKGARQLLKKALTTDKACVRASLMLARLDIGNEDYKDAARVLEQVLEQDPDFVSEALPLLDKCYSEMGKEMSLVRFLKSCIEKNTGASAELMMSDIISDHENAAMAQSFLTRQLTKNPTMKGFHKLMQLHVEQAEEGRGKTSLNTLKHLVEEQLKVKPHYRCRKCGFSTHSLYWHCPSCKGWGSIKPIRGLDGE, from the coding sequence ATGCTAGAGCTGCTGTTTCTGTTGCTGCCAATTGCCGCCGGTTACGGTTGGTATATGGGTAACAGGAATGCTCGTCATCGTAGACAGGATCAGTCGCATCATCTATCAAGACAATATGTCGCAGGTCTTAACCTTCTTCTGTCAGACCAATCTGACAAAGCGGTGGACCTTTTTATAGAACTGCTCCAGGTCGATAACGAGACGATAGACACCCACCTTGCTCTCGGTAACCTTTTCCGCTCCCGCGGAGAGGTAGACCGTGCTATTCGTATTCACCAAAATCTGATTGCCCGTCCAAATCTCACGCTTGACCAGCGTAACCTTGCGCTTCAACAGCTTGCCAAAGACTATATGGTTGCCGGCTTTTTTGACCGAGCAGAAAAGATTTTCCACCAACTCGTCGATGAACCTGACTACAAAGAATTTGCCCTCCAGCAACTTCTTGCCATTTATCAACAAACCCGCGAATGGGAAAAGGCGATCGATATAGCTAGCAAGTTGGTTAAAGGTGGTAAGAGCAAACTCAAGCGCGATATTTCCCATTTCTACTGTGAGCTGGCGATGCAGTCTATGGGCGATAATGATGAGAAAGGTGCTCGTCAACTTCTTAAGAAAGCCCTGACTACTGACAAAGCTTGTGTGCGCGCTTCTCTAATGCTTGCCCGTCTTGATATTGGCAATGAAGACTATAAAGATGCAGCGAGAGTCCTTGAGCAAGTTCTAGAGCAAGACCCTGATTTTGTTAGTGAAGCTCTGCCATTGCTAGATAAATGTTATAGCGAAATGGGCAAAGAAATGTCCTTGGTTCGCTTTTTAAAAAGCTGCATCGAAAAGAACACTGGTGCTTCAGCAGAACTGATGATGTCTGATATTATCAGCGACCATGAAAATGCGGCCATGGCGCAAAGCTTCCTCACCCGTCAGTTGACGAAAAATCCTACCATGAAAGGCTTCCATAAGCTGATGCAACTGCACGTAGAACAAGCAGAAGAAGGCCGCGGTAAAACCAGCTTGAACACACTGAAGCACTTGGTAGAGGAACAATTAAAAGTGAAGCCACACTATCGCTGTCGAAAGTGTGGCTTTTCGACTCACTCGCTTTACTGGCATTGTCCGTCCTGTAAAGGGTGGGGGTCGATAAAACCGATACGAGGCCTAGACGGAGAATAA
- a CDS encoding LapA family protein yields the protein MKIIGIVLLVLCFLITLALGAQNQEVVNFNYLVAQGEFRLSLLLGVVFGTGFALGWLICGMLYLKARMSAAMLKKQVNKQRQELDKLRTDPVKE from the coding sequence GTGAAGATTATTGGTATCGTATTACTCGTCCTGTGTTTTCTTATCACACTCGCCCTTGGTGCACAGAATCAGGAAGTCGTGAACTTCAATTATCTGGTGGCACAGGGAGAGTTTCGATTATCTCTACTTTTGGGCGTAGTCTTTGGCACTGGTTTTGCGCTTGGCTGGTTGATTTGCGGCATGCTTTACTTAAAAGCACGTATGTCAGCAGCTATGTTGAAAAAGCAGGTAAACAAGCAGCGTCAAGAGTTGGACAAACTGCGTACGGACCCTGTTAAGGAATAA